Proteins co-encoded in one Sphingobacteriales bacterium genomic window:
- a CDS encoding SOS response-associated peptidase, with the protein MCGRFMITKKVDDITVRYRAELDFEKYKPVYNAAPTMQMPVITNQKPQKIEFFRWGLIPFWAKDVSVGNKMINARAESLTEKVSFKNLLARKRCLVIADGFYEWKKTGKMKIPYCIRLKNNELFSFAGLWDSWKNNDGESIYSFTIITTLPNEKMKEIHDRMPVILNPEREELWMSDSADIDELKSILTPIDSALIETYPVSTLVNSPSNNSPEVLTPYQYD; encoded by the coding sequence GATATCACCGTCAGATACAGGGCTGAACTTGATTTTGAAAAATATAAGCCGGTTTACAATGCAGCGCCTACCATGCAGATGCCGGTTATAACCAATCAAAAACCTCAGAAAATTGAGTTTTTCAGATGGGGATTAATCCCTTTTTGGGCAAAAGATGTTTCAGTTGGGAATAAAATGATAAATGCAAGAGCAGAATCGCTCACAGAAAAAGTATCTTTTAAAAATCTGCTTGCAAGGAAAAGATGTTTAGTCATCGCAGATGGTTTTTATGAGTGGAAAAAAACTGGTAAGATGAAAATTCCTTACTGTATCAGATTGAAAAACAATGAATTATTTTCATTTGCCGGGCTATGGGACTCATGGAAAAATAATGATGGAGAAAGCATATATTCTTTTACAATCATAACCACTTTGCCAAATGAGAAGATGAAAGAAATACATGACAGAATGCCTGTTATATTAAATCCTGAAAGAGAAGAATTATGGATGTCGGATTCTGCAGATATTGATGAATTAAAAAGTATTCTCACACCAATTGATTCAGCATTAATCGAAACCTATCCTGTTTCAACTTTGGTAAACTCCCCTTCCAATAATTCACCTGAAGTTCTAACTCCATATCAATATGATTGA
- a CDS encoding RtcB family protein: MIELYGKYTSAKIMTDDLEPECISQIERIINHPVFTNQVVIMPDAHAGKGSVIGFTMPLSDFVIPNVIGVDIGCGMVCASIGNDLKEHPEKADKKIQSVVPMGTSIHKKQVFQDFNYNEINKRLSLFLKAIRKRFNIDVQPIEIDKYWIKDKIRQTGIEPERFFNSVGTLGGGNHFIEIGKSEDEYFLTIHSGSRNFGLKTAEYWQNVAIKNMSSGDETSDRKSKKSKKIPFRDRELACLEGKEMMSYLIDMLFAQYYAHLNRMKMLELITDKLHWQIQGELIESVHNYIDLSDFIIRKGAIKAMEGQKLIIPFNMRDGIMICEGKGNQEWNYSAPHGAGRIMSRSKAKQLIDLEEYRNSMKGIYSSCINKDTIDESPMVYKNPALIERLIEPTAKVLFKIKPVLNIKAAE, encoded by the coding sequence ATGATTGAACTTTACGGAAAATATACCAGTGCGAAAATAATGACAGATGATTTGGAACCTGAATGTATTTCACAGATTGAGAGAATCATCAATCATCCGGTTTTTACCAATCAGGTTGTTATTATGCCGGATGCGCATGCCGGAAAAGGCTCTGTAATTGGATTTACCATGCCCTTAAGTGATTTTGTCATTCCGAATGTGATTGGCGTTGATATTGGCTGCGGGATGGTGTGTGCCAGCATAGGCAATGATTTAAAAGAGCATCCGGAAAAGGCAGACAAAAAAATTCAATCTGTTGTACCAATGGGCACTTCCATCCATAAAAAACAGGTTTTTCAGGACTTTAATTACAATGAAATAAATAAGAGACTGAGCCTGTTTCTGAAAGCAATCAGAAAACGCTTCAATATTGATGTTCAACCAATTGAGATAGACAAATACTGGATAAAAGACAAAATCAGGCAAACAGGAATAGAGCCGGAAAGGTTTTTTAACTCTGTCGGTACATTAGGCGGAGGGAATCATTTCATTGAAATAGGAAAGTCGGAGGATGAATATTTTCTCACCATTCATAGTGGTTCCAGAAATTTCGGTTTGAAAACAGCAGAATACTGGCAGAATGTAGCCATAAAAAATATGAGTTCAGGGGATGAAACATCCGACAGAAAGAGTAAAAAAAGTAAGAAAATACCATTTCGCGACAGGGAATTAGCCTGCCTTGAGGGCAAAGAAATGATGTCATACCTCATAGATATGCTTTTTGCCCAGTATTATGCCCATCTCAATAGGATGAAAATGCTGGAATTGATAACCGATAAATTACATTGGCAAATACAGGGAGAACTCATCGAATCGGTTCATAACTATATTGACCTGAGTGATTTCATCATACGAAAAGGCGCCATCAAAGCCATGGAGGGTCAAAAACTTATCATTCCGTTTAACATGCGGGATGGCATAATGATATGTGAAGGCAAGGGAAATCAGGAATGGAATTATTCAGCACCGCATGGAGCAGGAAGAATTATGTCGAGGTCGAAAGCAAAACAGCTTATTGATTTGGAAGAATATAGAAATTCGATGAAAGGAATTTACAGTTCATGTATCAATAAGGATACAATCGATGAAAGCCCGATGGTATATAAAAATCCTGCCCTGATTGAGCGGCTGATTGAACCAACTGCAAAGGTGCTTTTTAAGATAAAACCGGTTTTGAATATAAAAGCTGCAGAATGA